The following proteins come from a genomic window of Macadamia integrifolia cultivar HAES 741 chromosome 14, SCU_Mint_v3, whole genome shotgun sequence:
- the LOC122061434 gene encoding wound-induced protein 1-like, with translation MMRLLTGASSSSDKPFVFLPLTFAAICSTVLVEGIDRNHSVLWVHAWTVTRDGIITQVREYFNTSLTVTRIIDNSNQSSPASSSTSPSSSSSSPAVASFKCQQLWQSKLSKAIGKDVPGLVLAI, from the coding sequence ATGATGCGATTGCTCACTGGGGCATCATCCTCTTCAGACAAGCCTTTCGTTTTCTTGCCTCTCACCTTTGCCGCTATTTGCTCTACCGTCCTCGTTGAAGGCATCGATCGGAACCATTCTGTTTTATGGGTTCATGCTTGGACGGTGACCCGTGATGGAATAATCACCCAAGTCCGAGAGTACTTCAATACATCTCTTACTGTGACTCGCATCATAGATAACTCCAATCAATCGTCCCCAGCATCTTCATCTACTTCTCCTTCGTCGTCTTCTTCGTCGCCGGCGGTGGCATCGTTCAAGTGCCAGCAACTATGGCAAAGCAAACTCTCTAAGGCCATAGGTAAGGACGTTCCGGGACTTGTTCTGGCAATCTAA